One window from the genome of Thiobacter sp. AK1 encodes:
- the ispB gene encoding octaprenyl diphosphate synthase produces the protein MQLTQIRRFIEADMQRVDAVIRQRLHSDVVLIRQVSEYIIASGGKRLRPALVLLSAGAFGYQGDQHYDLAAVVEFIHTATLLHDDVVDESSLRRGRETANALFGNAASVLVGDFLYSRAFQMMVGVRSHRVMEILSDATNVIAEGEVLQLMNCHDPDIDEERYLQVIRYKTAKLFEAACRLGAVLGDADPADEGAMAAYGMHLGTAFQLIDDVLDYSGQQDEIGKNLGDDLAEGKPTLPLIYAMRQGNAEQAALVRRAIEQGGLEDFAAVSAAIRETGALDYTLTAARREADAACAAIAHLPDSNYKQTLLELAAFAVSRNH, from the coding sequence GTGCAACTTACGCAAATTCGCCGCTTCATCGAAGCGGACATGCAGCGCGTGGACGCGGTGATCCGCCAGCGCCTGCATTCCGATGTGGTGCTGATCCGCCAGGTCTCGGAATACATCATTGCCAGCGGCGGTAAACGTCTGCGCCCCGCCCTGGTGCTGCTCTCCGCAGGTGCCTTCGGCTACCAGGGCGACCAGCATTACGACCTCGCGGCAGTGGTGGAATTCATCCACACAGCGACTCTGCTCCATGACGACGTGGTGGACGAATCCAGCCTACGCCGCGGCCGGGAAACCGCCAATGCGTTGTTCGGCAACGCCGCCAGCGTGCTGGTGGGTGATTTTCTCTATTCTCGGGCTTTCCAGATGATGGTGGGCGTGCGCAGCCACCGTGTCATGGAAATCCTCTCCGACGCGACCAACGTCATCGCCGAGGGCGAGGTGCTCCAGCTCATGAACTGTCATGACCCGGACATCGACGAGGAACGCTATCTCCAGGTCATCCGCTACAAGACGGCCAAACTGTTCGAGGCGGCTTGCCGCCTTGGGGCGGTACTGGGGGACGCCGACCCGGCCGACGAGGGGGCGATGGCCGCCTATGGCATGCATCTGGGCACCGCCTTCCAGCTCATCGACGACGTGTTGGACTACTCCGGGCAACAAGACGAGATCGGCAAGAACCTGGGTGACGACCTCGCCGAGGGCAAACCCACCCTGCCACTCATCTATGCCATGCGGCAAGGCAACGCCGAGCAGGCGGCGCTGGTGCGCCGCGCCATCGAGCAGGGCGGGCTCGAGGACTTCGCCGCAGTTTCCGCCGCCATCCGGGAAACCGGCGCCCTGGACTACACGCTAACGGCCGCCCGCCGCGAGGCGGACGCCGCCTGCGCCGCGATTGCCCACCTGCCGGATTCAAATTACAAGCAGACCCTGCTAGAATTGGCAGCTTTCGCGGTTTCCCGGAATCATTAG
- a CDS encoding sensor histidine kinase — MWPDASARPPRVSDTYWQSLHYFNLYRLIVAGVILLAHLLLGEQILIGRYHPTLFVAASLLYILFGGVLMVTTHNRWPRFELQLSVQVLADVVLIAVLMFASGGMASGLGLMLLITLAASSLVAQGRLAMFHAAVATLALLTEQTVWSWKSDGSAEYFQTALLSVSFFAVAGLAQYLGKRLYLTEELARQRGLDLANLDLVNQLVIQDMQDGVIVVDGEGHVRQVNPQAERILGPLPGPRGAVTLTRYAPEVARHFGTWRESSDIDLLPLRAAKTRPFRVRFVPVRGDKRLGAVIFLEDMSRAQAQAQQLKLAALGRLTANIAHEIRNPLSAIAHATQLLQEDGEHDATARRLLDIIRDNTFRLDRMVQDILQLNRKDRSNPEPIALAPYLAGFADEFAQVEKIPRETFSVECEPELKLAFDRYHLHQILWNLCRNAWRHGLKRAGSIRLVGSRGLHAGVVQLDVIDDGPGVPPADQAHLFEPFFTTESTGTGLGLYIARQLAEANQASLDYIELAPGGQFRICGKEEPW; from the coding sequence ATGTGGCCCGACGCTTCTGCCCGCCCGCCGCGCGTCAGCGACACTTACTGGCAGTCCCTGCATTATTTCAACCTATACCGGCTGATCGTGGCCGGGGTGATCCTGCTCGCCCACCTGCTTTTGGGCGAGCAGATCCTGATCGGGCGCTATCACCCGACGCTGTTCGTGGCGGCCAGCCTGCTCTATATCCTATTCGGCGGCGTGCTGATGGTGACCACGCACAACCGCTGGCCACGCTTCGAGCTGCAGCTGTCGGTGCAGGTGCTGGCGGACGTGGTCTTGATCGCTGTGCTGATGTTCGCCAGCGGCGGTATGGCAAGCGGCCTGGGGCTCATGCTACTCATCACGCTGGCGGCCTCCAGCCTGGTGGCCCAGGGGCGGCTGGCCATGTTCCATGCGGCGGTGGCAACCCTCGCCCTGCTCACGGAGCAGACCGTCTGGTCCTGGAAGAGCGACGGCAGCGCAGAATACTTTCAGACAGCGTTGCTGTCCGTGAGCTTCTTCGCGGTGGCGGGGCTCGCCCAATATTTGGGCAAGCGACTCTATCTCACCGAGGAACTGGCCCGCCAGCGTGGTCTCGATCTGGCCAACCTGGACCTGGTGAACCAGCTGGTGATCCAGGACATGCAGGATGGCGTGATCGTGGTGGATGGGGAAGGCCATGTACGGCAAGTCAATCCCCAAGCAGAACGCATCCTCGGGCCTCTACCCGGCCCGCGCGGTGCGGTGACCCTGACGCGCTATGCGCCGGAAGTGGCGCGCCATTTCGGCACCTGGCGGGAAAGCAGCGACATCGATCTGCTGCCCCTGCGCGCGGCTAAGACGCGCCCCTTCCGCGTGCGCTTCGTGCCGGTGCGCGGCGACAAGCGCCTGGGAGCAGTGATTTTTCTCGAGGACATGAGCCGTGCCCAGGCGCAGGCGCAGCAGTTGAAGCTGGCGGCATTGGGCCGGCTCACCGCGAACATCGCCCACGAGATTCGCAATCCCCTGTCCGCCATCGCCCACGCCACCCAGCTTTTGCAAGAAGACGGTGAGCATGATGCCACAGCGCGCCGGCTGCTGGACATCATCCGCGACAACACCTTCCGGCTGGATCGCATGGTGCAAGACATCCTGCAACTGAACCGTAAGGACCGCAGCAATCCCGAGCCCATCGCGCTTGCGCCCTATCTTGCGGGCTTTGCCGACGAGTTCGCGCAGGTGGAGAAGATTCCGCGGGAAACTTTCTCGGTGGAATGCGAGCCCGAGCTTAAGCTCGCCTTCGACCGCTATCACCTGCACCAGATCCTGTGGAACTTGTGCCGCAATGCCTGGCGCCATGGATTGAAGCGCGCTGGCAGCATCCGCCTGGTGGGCAGCCGGGGTTTGCATGCCGGTGTTGTACAATTGGATGTCATAGATGATGGGCCGGGCGTCCCCCCCGCAGACCAGGCCCATCTATTCGAGCCCTTCTTCACCACGGAGAGCACGGGTACTGGCCTAGGGCTGTACATCGCGCGCCAGCTCGCCGAAGCGAACCAGGCCAGTCTGGATTACATTGAGCTGGCCCCCGGCGGCCAGTTCCGCATCTGCGGCAAGGAAGAACCTTGGTGA
- a CDS encoding thioredoxin family protein → MLPSLTEFDYHQRLAATPGPALVLFSSPDCGACRVAERLLSHALAGRVTCYKVDVQQATALARAFDLFHLPALFLYRDGHFHAALRSELTAEALRAALDAALASPPQEEP, encoded by the coding sequence ATGCTCCCTTCACTCACCGAGTTTGACTATCACCAGCGTCTCGCTGCCACGCCCGGGCCTGCCCTGGTGTTGTTTTCGAGTCCCGACTGTGGCGCCTGCCGCGTGGCGGAACGCCTGCTCTCCCACGCGCTCGCAGGGCGGGTGACCTGCTACAAAGTGGACGTACAGCAGGCCACCGCCCTTGCCCGCGCCTTCGACCTGTTTCATCTGCCCGCCTTGTTCCTGTATCGGGATGGGCATTTTCATGCCGCGCTCCGTAGCGAGCTCACAGCAGAGGCCTTGCGTGCGGCCCTCGACGCGGCGCTGGCCTCACCTCCCCAGGAGGAACCTTGA
- a CDS encoding sigma-54-dependent transcriptional regulator — translation MKRPQRPAGSTTPRVLIVDDEADLLELLELTLLRMGLEPQRAMTVAAAKKLLAEQWFDLCLTDMRLPDGTGLELVQHIGQHHPQLPVAVITAFGSAENAVAALKAGAFDYLSKPVSLEQLRALIKSALKVPEKASEAAAPRTLLGSSPAIQHVRALLDKLARSQAPVHITGESGSGKELAARLIHERSNRRDKPFVAVNCGAIPENLVESEFFGYKKGAFTGADADREGFFQAANGGTLFLDEVADLPLPMQVKLLRAIQEKRVRKLGATQEDPVDVRIISATHQNLSGLVESGRFRQDLYYRLNVIEVRMPALREMREDIPGMAEAILARLAAQSGVPAPRLSEAAVAALKDYSFPGNVRELENILERALALCPGSEIGREDLYLSVPEAALEDTAREPGAKWPLQEYLDRMEKEAILEALEKTRYNKTAAAKLLGITFRALRYRLERLGID, via the coding sequence GTGAAACGTCCCCAGCGCCCCGCCGGCTCCACGACGCCCCGCGTCCTGATCGTGGACGACGAGGCGGACTTGCTCGAACTGTTGGAACTCACCCTGCTGCGCATGGGCCTAGAACCCCAGCGAGCCATGACCGTGGCAGCGGCGAAGAAGCTGCTCGCCGAGCAATGGTTCGACCTCTGTCTCACAGACATGCGCCTGCCGGACGGCACCGGCCTAGAGCTGGTGCAGCACATCGGCCAGCACCATCCCCAGTTGCCGGTGGCCGTGATCACCGCCTTCGGCAGCGCCGAGAATGCCGTCGCCGCGCTCAAGGCAGGCGCCTTCGACTACCTTTCCAAGCCGGTCTCCCTGGAACAGTTGCGAGCCCTGATCAAGTCGGCGCTCAAGGTGCCGGAGAAAGCTTCCGAGGCGGCTGCGCCACGCACCCTGCTGGGCAGCTCCCCCGCCATCCAACACGTGCGTGCTTTGCTAGACAAGCTCGCGCGCAGTCAGGCGCCGGTGCACATCACGGGCGAGTCTGGTAGCGGCAAGGAACTGGCCGCGCGCCTCATCCACGAACGCAGCAACCGGCGGGACAAACCCTTCGTGGCCGTCAACTGTGGCGCCATTCCCGAAAATCTCGTGGAAAGCGAGTTTTTTGGCTACAAGAAAGGGGCCTTCACCGGCGCCGATGCGGACCGCGAGGGCTTTTTCCAGGCCGCCAACGGTGGCACCCTGTTCCTGGACGAGGTGGCCGACCTGCCCCTTCCCATGCAGGTGAAGCTTTTGCGCGCCATCCAGGAAAAACGCGTGCGCAAGCTGGGCGCAACACAAGAGGATCCCGTCGATGTGCGCATCATCAGCGCCACCCACCAGAATCTCTCGGGGCTGGTGGAGAGTGGCCGCTTTCGCCAGGACCTTTATTACCGGCTGAACGTGATCGAGGTCAGGATGCCGGCACTCAGGGAAATGCGTGAGGACATCCCGGGCATGGCCGAGGCGATCCTCGCGCGGCTGGCGGCGCAAAGCGGTGTGCCGGCGCCGCGCCTCAGCGAGGCCGCCGTGGCCGCGCTTAAGGACTACAGCTTCCCGGGCAACGTGCGCGAGCTGGAAAACATCCTGGAACGGGCGCTCGCCCTGTGCCCGGGCAGCGAAATCGGCCGCGAGGATCTCTATCTCTCGGTGCCGGAAGCGGCACTGGAAGACACGGCGCGGGAACCCGGCGCGAAATGGCCACTGCAGGAATATCTCGACCGCATGGAAAAGGAAGCCATCCTGGAAGCGCTGGAAAAGACCCGCTACAACAAGACCGCAGCGGCCAAGCTCTTGGGCATCACCTTCCGCGCCCTGCGCTACCGACTGGAGCGTCTGGGCATCGATTGA
- a CDS encoding glycogen/starch/alpha-glucan phosphorylase yields the protein MASNPLTDLELDRPGMDAAGWRRSLSNHLVYSIGKDPLTATQRDWFYTAAAAVRERLIERWMETMRSYYRADTKRVYYLSMEFLMGRTLMNSVLNMGCEPAFRTAVENLGLDLAAIREIEHDAALGNGGLGRLAACFLDSMATLGLPGYGYGIRYEYGMFTQKIENGCQVEHPDNWLRYGNPWEFPRPEVLYQVKFHGRVVEYADAEGRLRHHWVDTDDVMAMAYDTPIPGYATETVNNMRLWAAKATRDFDLGYFNEGNYIKAVEEKNESENLSKVLYPDDTTEMGRELRLKQQYFFVSASLQDILFRYAKHHEGFDALPDKVAIQLNDTHPAIAIAELMRILVDGHGLDWDHAWDITRRVFSYTNHTLMPEALETWPVPLFERVLPRHLQIIYEINHRFLREVTHRHPGDHALLRRVSLIEESSPKRVRMAHLAMVGCHKVNGVAAIHTELMRQTIFADFHRLWPDKIVNVTNGITPRRWLNQANPDLARLICARIGNGWLKDLEQLKRLEPLAEDAAFRQAFGAVKQANKRRLAEAIAQRLGIAVNPDSLFDVQVKRIHEYKRQLLNLLHVITLYNRIRAHPSGDHLARTVIFGGKAAPGYRMAKQIIRLINDVADVVNHDPLVADRLKVVFIPNYDVSTAQDIIPAAELSEQISTAGTEASGTGNMKLALNGALTIGTLDGANIEIRNEVGAENIFIFGLDTEGVTALRAAGHDPWWHYRENAELRQVLDMIRDGFFSPEEPARHRVIFDALTTGGDPFLLLADYADYVARQQEVERVYRNRDEWLRRAVLNVARMGRFSADRSIREYAEVIWNVKPVRPRRRPRR from the coding sequence ATGGCCAGTAATCCCCTGACCGACCTGGAACTGGACCGCCCTGGCATGGACGCCGCAGGCTGGCGGCGGTCCCTTTCCAATCATCTCGTCTATAGCATCGGCAAGGATCCCCTCACCGCCACCCAGCGCGACTGGTTCTACACCGCGGCGGCGGCGGTGCGCGAGCGGCTCATCGAGCGCTGGATGGAAACCATGCGCAGCTATTACCGCGCCGATACCAAGCGCGTGTACTACCTGTCCATGGAATTCCTCATGGGCCGCACCCTCATGAACAGCGTGCTCAACATGGGCTGTGAGCCGGCCTTCCGCACGGCGGTGGAAAACCTGGGCCTGGATCTCGCCGCCATCCGCGAAATCGAACACGACGCGGCCCTGGGCAACGGCGGGCTAGGGCGGCTCGCGGCGTGTTTTCTCGATTCCATGGCCACCTTGGGGCTGCCGGGCTATGGCTACGGCATCCGCTACGAGTACGGGATGTTCACCCAGAAGATCGAGAACGGCTGCCAGGTGGAGCATCCGGACAACTGGCTGCGCTACGGCAACCCCTGGGAATTTCCGCGGCCGGAGGTGCTCTATCAGGTGAAATTCCATGGCCGGGTGGTGGAGTACGCCGATGCCGAGGGGCGGTTACGCCACCACTGGGTGGACACCGACGACGTGATGGCCATGGCCTACGACACCCCCATCCCGGGCTATGCCACCGAGACGGTGAACAACATGCGCCTGTGGGCGGCCAAGGCCACGCGCGACTTCGACCTGGGCTACTTCAACGAGGGCAACTACATCAAGGCGGTGGAGGAGAAGAACGAGTCGGAGAATCTCTCCAAGGTACTCTATCCCGACGACACCACGGAAATGGGCCGGGAGCTTAGGCTCAAGCAGCAGTATTTCTTCGTCTCGGCTTCGCTACAGGACATCCTGTTCCGCTACGCCAAGCACCACGAGGGATTCGACGCGCTGCCGGACAAGGTGGCGATCCAGCTCAACGATACCCATCCCGCGATCGCCATCGCGGAATTGATGCGCATCTTGGTGGATGGCCACGGACTCGATTGGGACCATGCCTGGGACATCACGCGCCGGGTGTTTTCCTACACCAACCACACCTTGATGCCGGAGGCGCTGGAGACCTGGCCGGTGCCCCTGTTCGAGCGGGTGCTGCCACGTCATCTGCAGATCATCTACGAGATCAACCACCGCTTCCTGCGCGAAGTCACCCATCGCCATCCCGGCGATCACGCGCTTTTGCGGCGCGTCTCGCTGATCGAGGAGTCTAGTCCGAAGCGGGTGCGCATGGCCCATCTGGCCATGGTGGGTTGCCACAAGGTCAACGGCGTGGCGGCCATCCACACCGAACTGATGCGCCAGACCATCTTCGCGGATTTCCATCGGCTATGGCCCGACAAAATCGTCAACGTCACCAACGGCATCACGCCGCGCCGCTGGCTCAACCAGGCCAACCCGGACTTGGCGCGTCTGATCTGCGCGCGCATCGGCAATGGCTGGCTCAAGGATCTTGAGCAGCTCAAACGCCTGGAGCCCCTGGCCGAGGATGCGGCCTTCCGCCAAGCCTTCGGTGCGGTGAAGCAGGCCAACAAGAGGCGGCTCGCAGAGGCGATTGCGCAGCGTCTGGGCATCGCGGTGAATCCCGACAGCCTGTTCGACGTGCAGGTGAAACGCATCCACGAATACAAACGGCAGCTGCTCAACTTGCTGCACGTGATCACGTTGTACAACCGCATTCGCGCTCATCCCAGTGGGGATCACCTGGCGCGCACTGTGATCTTCGGCGGCAAGGCGGCGCCCGGCTATCGCATGGCCAAGCAAATCATCCGCTTGATCAACGACGTGGCGGATGTGGTCAACCACGATCCGCTGGTGGCGGATCGCCTCAAGGTGGTGTTCATCCCCAACTACGACGTTTCCACTGCCCAGGACATCATTCCCGCCGCCGAGCTATCAGAACAGATCTCCACCGCCGGCACCGAGGCCTCCGGCACCGGCAACATGAAGCTCGCGCTCAATGGAGCGCTTACCATCGGCACCCTGGATGGCGCCAACATCGAGATCCGCAACGAAGTGGGGGCGGAGAACATCTTCATCTTTGGCCTGGACACCGAAGGCGTGACGGCGCTGCGGGCCGCAGGACATGACCCCTGGTGGCATTATCGGGAGAATGCCGAGCTGCGTCAGGTGCTGGATATGATCCGCGACGGCTTCTTTTCACCCGAAGAGCCGGCGCGCCACCGCGTCATCTTCGATGCCCTCACCACGGGGGGCGATCCTTTCCTGCTTTTAGCCGACTATGCCGACTACGTGGCCCGCCAGCAGGAAGTGGAGCGAGTGTATCGAAACCGGGACGAATGGCTGCGTCGCGCGGTGCTCAACGTGGCGCGCATGGGACGTTTTTCCGCGGACCGCAGCATCCGCGAATACGCCGAGGTGATCTGGAACGTGAAGCCGGTGCGGCCGCGGCGGCGGCCGCGGCGCTGA
- the ampD gene encoding 1,6-anhydro-N-acetylmuramyl-L-alanine amidase AmpD: MSLLRLDAGGWIEGVKRVPSPNFDARPPGEAVTLVVIHNISLPPGEYGGPGILELFTNRLDCAAHPYYEALRDLRVSAHFLIRRDGELVQFVSTHDRAWHAGVSCFRGRERCNDFSIGIELEGSDFEPFTDAQYTALSHLLPALAATHPIRDIAGHADIAPGRKTDPGPFFDWSRLPPAFCIVKT, from the coding sequence TTGAGCCTCTTGCGCCTCGACGCCGGCGGCTGGATCGAGGGTGTCAAGCGGGTGCCTTCGCCTAATTTCGACGCCCGCCCGCCCGGCGAAGCCGTCACCCTGGTGGTGATCCACAACATCAGCCTGCCGCCGGGAGAATACGGCGGCCCCGGCATCCTGGAGCTTTTCACCAACCGCCTCGACTGCGCCGCCCACCCTTATTACGAAGCCCTGCGTGATCTGCGCGTATCCGCCCATTTCCTCATTCGCCGAGACGGCGAGCTGGTTCAGTTCGTTTCCACCCATGACCGCGCCTGGCACGCGGGGGTCTCTTGCTTTCGCGGGCGGGAGCGCTGCAACGATTTCTCCATTGGCATCGAGCTGGAAGGCAGCGACTTCGAACCCTTCACCGACGCCCAGTACACCGCGCTCTCCCACCTGCTGCCGGCCCTGGCCGCCACCCATCCCATCCGCGACATCGCCGGACATGCCGACATTGCCCCGGGACGCAAGACCGACCCCGGCCCCTTCTTCGACTGGAGCCGGTTGCCGCCTGCTTTTTGCATCGTGAAAACGTAA
- a CDS encoding sodium:calcium antiporter, with protein sequence MVLLQLLVALLVILVAAEVFTNALEHLGERLRISEGVTGSVFAAVGTALPETLVPLLAIFAGTANQKLNEEIGVGAILGAPLMLSTLSLFLMSVAVLKRRGPRGHLTPERTGLARDLNFFLMAFALAAVALFVPHDLPVVRVTLAAVMVMIYFVYLMLTFRASAKLVEDGHGTEAHEKMFLARLGLPENLLVILLQLALGLGLLIAGAKGFIHGVEEASRLMGWSPLLLSLMIIPIATELPEKVNSILWIRRHKDTLAFGNITGAMVFQGTLLPAIGITLTPWAPERAVLAGVIITFVAALWLRLMLTRGQLRLWHLWLNGLLYATYLAIALV encoded by the coding sequence ATGGTTCTCCTCCAATTGCTGGTTGCGCTGTTGGTGATTCTCGTCGCGGCGGAAGTGTTCACCAATGCCCTGGAGCACTTGGGGGAGCGGCTGCGTATATCCGAAGGCGTCACCGGCTCGGTGTTCGCCGCGGTGGGCACTGCCCTGCCGGAAACCCTGGTGCCCCTGCTCGCCATTTTCGCTGGCACCGCGAACCAGAAGCTGAACGAGGAGATCGGTGTGGGTGCCATCCTCGGCGCGCCGCTGATGCTCTCCACCCTGTCCCTGTTCCTGATGAGTGTGGCCGTGCTCAAGCGGCGGGGGCCGCGGGGGCATTTGACGCCGGAGCGCACGGGGCTTGCCCGTGATCTCAATTTCTTTCTGATGGCCTTTGCCCTGGCGGCGGTGGCCCTGTTCGTGCCCCATGATCTGCCGGTGGTGCGGGTGACCCTGGCGGCGGTGATGGTCATGATTTATTTCGTCTATCTCATGCTCACCTTCCGCGCCTCGGCCAAACTAGTGGAAGACGGCCACGGCACCGAGGCCCATGAGAAGATGTTTCTCGCGCGGCTCGGGCTGCCTGAGAATTTGCTGGTGATCCTGCTGCAACTGGCCCTGGGGCTTGGCTTGCTCATCGCCGGTGCCAAGGGCTTCATCCACGGCGTGGAGGAGGCTTCCCGGCTGATGGGCTGGTCGCCCCTGCTGCTCTCCCTGATGATCATCCCCATCGCCACCGAGCTGCCGGAGAAGGTGAACAGCATCCTCTGGATCCGCCGCCACAAGGACACCCTCGCCTTCGGCAACATCACGGGCGCCATGGTGTTCCAGGGCACCCTGCTGCCCGCCATCGGCATTACGCTTACGCCCTGGGCGCCGGAGCGGGCGGTGCTTGCCGGCGTCATCATCACCTTCGTCGCCGCCCTCTGGCTGCGTCTCATGCTCACCCGCGGCCAGTTGCGCCTGTGGCATCTGTGGCTGAACGGGCTGCTCTACGCGACTTACCTCGCCATCGCCCTGGTCTAA
- a CDS encoding PP0621 family protein, which translates to MRLLILLVGLFLLYLFIKNYYRSLKAPPAPGQAPLAQAEDMVRCVVCGVNTPRSEAIFSGGEFFCCDEHRQARRK; encoded by the coding sequence ATGCGCCTGCTCATTCTCCTGGTCGGTCTCTTCCTTCTCTATCTGTTCATCAAGAATTATTACCGTAGCCTCAAGGCACCGCCCGCGCCGGGCCAGGCACCGCTAGCTCAAGCGGAAGACATGGTGCGCTGCGTGGTGTGCGGCGTGAATACGCCGCGCAGCGAGGCCATTTTCAGCGGCGGCGAATTCTTCTGCTGCGACGAGCATCGCCAGGCCCGCCGGAAATAG